One part of the Lycium ferocissimum isolate CSIRO_LF1 chromosome 8, AGI_CSIRO_Lferr_CH_V1, whole genome shotgun sequence genome encodes these proteins:
- the LOC132067283 gene encoding mitochondrial import receptor subunit TOM20-like isoform X1: MDMSVENSEINMELIFQTEQTRLNAETNYSANPNDAQNLTQWGMALLQLSQYGTLQDSKKMVKEAISKLEEAAKIDSQKHEALWHLGKAHSAEAFLASDPIEAQSNFEKADLYFQKALDEDPENEMYHKSLEANTQATLLHMQLQQGTVQQAFGGSSTSLNAKSSAIKANHDLMYDVFGWVLLGAGIVAWLGMAKSQAHPSPPR; the protein is encoded by the exons ATGGATATGAGTGTGGAGAATTCGGAAATAAACATGGAACTTATCTTTCAAACAGAACAAACTCGATTGAATGCTGAAACAAACTACTCCGCTAATCCCAATGACGCTCAG AATTTAACACAATGGGGTATGGCATTGCTCCAGCTATCACAATATGGAACCCTCCAGGACTCAAAGAAAATGGTTAAAG AGGCTATTTCAAAGCTAGAGGAGGCTGCAAAGATTGATTCACAAAAACACGAAGCATTATGGCATCTTGGAAAAGCACACAGTGCTGAAGCATTTTTGGCGTCTGACCCCATTGAGGCACAGAGTAACTTTGAGAAGGCAGACCTGTATTTTCAAAAAGCATTAGATGAG GATCCTGAGAATGAGATGTACCACAAATCCTTGGAGGCCAACACTCAG GCAACACTATTGCACATGCAACTCCAACAAGGGACAGTTCAGCAGGCTTTTGGAGgatcttcaacttctttaaacGCAAAG AGCTCTGCTATAAAGGCAAACCATGATCTCATGTATGATGTCTTTGGATGGGTACTTCTTGGTGCTGGAATTGTAGCATGGCTGGGAATGGCAAAATCTCAGGCCCATCCATCTCCCCCAAGATGA
- the LOC132067283 gene encoding mitochondrial import receptor subunit TOM20-like isoform X2, whose translation MDMSVENSEINMELIFQTEQTRLNAETNYSANPNDAQNLTQWGMALLQLSQYGTLQDSKKMVKEAISKLEEAAKIDSQKHEALWHLGKAHSAEAFLASDPIEAQSNFEKADLYFQKALDEDPENEMYHKSLEANTQATLLHMQLQQGTVQQAFGGSSTSLNAKHGWEWQNLRPIHLPQDEQNKINSGCLHGSSCYGQDSF comes from the exons ATGGATATGAGTGTGGAGAATTCGGAAATAAACATGGAACTTATCTTTCAAACAGAACAAACTCGATTGAATGCTGAAACAAACTACTCCGCTAATCCCAATGACGCTCAG AATTTAACACAATGGGGTATGGCATTGCTCCAGCTATCACAATATGGAACCCTCCAGGACTCAAAGAAAATGGTTAAAG AGGCTATTTCAAAGCTAGAGGAGGCTGCAAAGATTGATTCACAAAAACACGAAGCATTATGGCATCTTGGAAAAGCACACAGTGCTGAAGCATTTTTGGCGTCTGACCCCATTGAGGCACAGAGTAACTTTGAGAAGGCAGACCTGTATTTTCAAAAAGCATTAGATGAG GATCCTGAGAATGAGATGTACCACAAATCCTTGGAGGCCAACACTCAG GCAACACTATTGCACATGCAACTCCAACAAGGGACAGTTCAGCAGGCTTTTGGAGgatcttcaacttctttaaacGCAAAG CATGGCTGGGAATGGCAAAATCTCAGGCCCATCCATCTCCCCCAAGATGAGCAAAATAAGATCAATTCTGGCTGCCTTCATGGAAGTTCCTGCTATGGACAAGATTCTTTCTGA